The Rhodopirellula islandica genome includes a region encoding these proteins:
- a CDS encoding S8 family peptidase, whose product MSHRSTSPLSPTQTDSDALELPTPAIQPCEERLALSASLMGAWLADWADPIQPLPACSADHWASPSTDASAPTEIPIAAAIVPAPAIAENESPVLGPSLPDTALNSQPDASPGSLTPTNDTTLNFNTLLEGQSAGSLFEQAQSLRQNGGLLGESSFGSNWDGSGQTIAVIDSGIAYDHVALGGGYGPGYRVVGGYDFAENDDNPYDDAPAGYHGSHVAGLIAGNGNLDSGEAFQGLAPGADLVGLRVFDDAGNGNLQWIESALQWVIENHDTFENPITTVNMSLGTELTDANRFDAMGMLEDELQTLYEANIMVFAAAGNSFGTMDHGTADELMYPASSQYVVGVGSVDANDVLSSFSQREDGILATGGQAIRSSVPEHVYGADGFVNDYALLSGTSMASPQIAGASVLVRQAMTDAGMSPTVDSILARLQETADQHTDPVTGMEYQTLNLEAALAFSVSEPEPTPSPDPTPNPTPTPEPVPTPTPDPTPTPPSEPASSSLSEYQGTSGSDEVVLDLRDLSSITNGGVDGKTLLSDASGNYTLDTTQTIVIDGGAGGDVLRIMGSAEAESLLLRPPTSEDGISRLTFLGGVIEIRGFENITFVGGGGLDLATMYDSTGDDVLTASSQTARMSGAGFEFRVDNVPKLFAHATSGGDDTAHLNDSAGDDRLVIRPQFSSLRNDTQTQAVFGFERVYAYAEAGGHDTADLGDSASDDVMSISQTRATISSSGYRATAIGFDDVTAKASAGGDDTVRIYVTQPGGTWHTTDSLTQWNGADGTSRIARGFEHSETFERIESASLSTDEPVPAGEPLYAGDPPSAASVLPKPLANPFDEDAHRDALRRMFETL is encoded by the coding sequence ATGTCACACCGTTCAACTTCGCCATTGAGTCCCACTCAAACGGATTCCGACGCTTTGGAATTGCCGACACCGGCGATCCAACCCTGCGAAGAACGTTTGGCTCTGTCGGCCTCGTTGATGGGAGCTTGGTTGGCAGATTGGGCGGATCCAATCCAACCCCTGCCAGCGTGTTCTGCCGATCATTGGGCGTCCCCCTCCACGGACGCTTCGGCCCCCACCGAAATCCCCATCGCGGCGGCGATTGTCCCTGCCCCCGCGATCGCGGAAAACGAATCCCCTGTTCTTGGTCCCTCGCTCCCGGACACTGCTCTCAATTCGCAGCCGGACGCTTCCCCGGGCAGCCTGACCCCGACCAACGATACGACGCTCAATTTCAATACCCTCCTCGAAGGGCAGTCGGCGGGTTCGCTTTTTGAGCAAGCCCAATCACTTCGTCAAAACGGAGGACTGCTCGGCGAAAGCTCGTTCGGCAGCAACTGGGACGGCAGCGGCCAAACCATCGCAGTCATCGACAGTGGCATCGCCTACGACCACGTGGCGTTGGGCGGAGGCTACGGCCCCGGCTATCGGGTCGTCGGTGGCTATGACTTCGCTGAAAATGATGACAACCCGTACGATGACGCGCCTGCCGGATACCACGGGTCCCACGTCGCTGGGCTGATCGCTGGAAACGGCAACCTGGATTCGGGAGAGGCCTTCCAAGGACTCGCGCCCGGCGCTGACTTGGTCGGACTGCGCGTCTTTGACGACGCCGGCAACGGCAACCTGCAGTGGATCGAGTCCGCTCTGCAATGGGTGATTGAAAACCACGACACGTTCGAGAATCCGATCACCACCGTCAACATGTCGCTCGGCACCGAACTGACCGATGCCAATCGATTCGACGCAATGGGAATGCTGGAAGACGAACTGCAAACGCTCTATGAAGCCAACATCATGGTTTTCGCGGCAGCAGGCAACTCCTTCGGCACGATGGACCATGGCACCGCCGACGAGTTGATGTACCCCGCGTCCAGCCAATACGTCGTGGGCGTCGGATCCGTGGACGCCAATGATGTCCTGAGCAGTTTCTCCCAGCGTGAAGACGGCATCCTGGCCACCGGCGGACAAGCGATCCGAAGCAGCGTCCCCGAACATGTTTATGGCGCAGATGGATTTGTCAATGACTACGCGCTGCTCAGTGGCACCAGCATGGCCAGCCCTCAAATCGCGGGTGCGTCGGTCTTGGTTCGCCAAGCCATGACGGATGCAGGCATGTCGCCCACCGTCGATTCCATCCTGGCTCGACTGCAGGAGACCGCCGATCAACACACCGATCCAGTCACTGGAATGGAATACCAAACCCTGAATCTGGAAGCCGCGCTCGCGTTCTCGGTCTCAGAACCTGAACCCACCCCTTCCCCCGACCCAACTCCCAATCCGACACCGACTCCCGAGCCAGTCCCCACTCCAACGCCAGACCCCACACCAACGCCTCCCAGCGAGCCAGCGAGCTCTTCGCTCAGCGAATACCAAGGCACCTCGGGATCCGATGAAGTTGTCTTGGACCTGCGAGACCTCTCCTCGATCACAAACGGTGGCGTCGACGGGAAAACACTGCTTTCCGATGCAAGCGGCAACTACACGCTCGATACAACGCAAACCATCGTCATTGACGGCGGTGCCGGTGGCGACGTGCTTCGAATCATGGGATCGGCCGAAGCCGAGAGCCTGCTCCTTCGCCCACCGACCAGCGAAGATGGGATCAGCCGTTTGACCTTCCTCGGCGGCGTCATCGAAATTCGCGGCTTTGAAAACATCACCTTCGTCGGCGGCGGCGGACTCGATCTGGCGACCATGTACGACAGCACCGGCGACGACGTGCTGACCGCCTCCAGCCAGACCGCTCGCATGTCCGGCGCTGGCTTTGAATTCCGCGTCGACAACGTTCCCAAACTCTTCGCCCACGCCACCTCCGGCGGTGACGACACCGCGCATTTGAACGATTCCGCCGGCGACGATCGCTTGGTCATCCGGCCACAATTCAGCTCGCTTCGCAACGACACACAGACGCAAGCCGTGTTTGGATTCGAACGCGTCTATGCTTATGCCGAAGCGGGTGGCCACGACACCGCCGACCTCGGGGATTCCGCCTCCGACGACGTGATGTCGATTTCACAAACCCGCGCGACGATCAGCAGCAGCGGCTATCGAGCCACCGCGATCGGCTTCGACGATGTCACCGCCAAAGCATCCGCTGGCGGCGATGACACCGTTCGAATCTATGTCACTCAACCCGGCGGCACCTGGCACACCACCGATTCACTGACCCAGTGGAACGGGGCCGACGGGACCTCGCGAATTGCTCGTGGGTTCGAACACAGCGAAACCTTTGAGCGAATTGAATCCGCCTCGCTATCGACGGACGAACCAGTGCCCGCAGGCGAACCGTTGTACGCAGGCGATCCTCCGTCAGCAGCCAGCGTCTTGCCCAAACCGCTGGCCAACCCATTCGATGAAGACGCCCACCGCGACGCACTTCGCCGCATGTTTGAAACCCTCTGA